In one window of Megalopta genalis isolate 19385.01 chromosome 4, iyMegGena1_principal, whole genome shotgun sequence DNA:
- the LOC117221441 gene encoding uncharacterized protein LOC117221441 produces MSSSQYLLLFVFGSFCMYGLWRTSSLSWETSTVHAKASIQFDLSIPASSPSVVHRFYNRTSRRPSDRIHRRYRGAVSKYMLELYHRRSDVDIVRALQPVHVTGPMSDGARILMFSVPLVGPEETLDIAELLSTAGTILRVRLDQANASESCKSRHEDSWRAFDVTSAVAVRNGSTVRLRVNGKVGYQPCGDGPILLLSYSKIKKKRPRRSVQDEEQEEEEGPRRRRRNSCRRRSLYVDFALIAYDEWVVAPPGYEAYQCAGKCFYPFGDHLNPTKHAIVQALVHGALQAAEGANKPVGRACCVPTRLAPTSLLYLDASGTLTYQYGYEDMVVAECGCR; encoded by the exons ATGAGTTCCTCTCAGTACTTGTTGCTGTTTGTCTTTGGATCATTCTGCATGTACGGTTTGTGGAGGACGAGCTCGCTCTCCTGGGAGACGTCAACCGTGCACGCGAAAGCGTCGATACAGTTCGACCTGTCTATCCCAGCATCGTCTCCTTCTGTGGTCCATCGGTTCTACAATAGGACGAGCCGAAGACCCAGCGACAGGATCCATAGAAGGTATCGGGGCGCGGTGTCCAAGTACATGCTAGAACTTTATCATCGAAGGTCGGACGTGGACATAGTCAGAGCTCTGCAGCCAGTACACGTGACAG GCCCAATGAGTGATGGAGCGAGGATTCTGATGTTTTCGGTGCCACTGGTTGGTCCTGAAGAAACCTTAGACATCGCCGAATTGCTGAGCACCGCTGGCACGATCCTGCGAGTGCGTCTGGACCAGGCGAACGCGTCGGAGAGCTGCAAGTCGCGACACGAGGACAGCTGGAGGGCATTCGACGTGACATCCGCCGTAGCTGTCAGAAACGGTAGCACGGTCAGACTTCGCGTCAACGGCAAGGTCGGCTACCAGCCCTGCGGAGACGGGCCGATCTTGCTGCTGAGCTACAGCAAGATCAAGAAGAAGAGGCCGCGCCGGTCCGTCCAGGATGAGGagcaggaagaggaagagggtCCTCGAAGACGGCGCAGGAACTCCTGCAGACGTCGTTCATTGTACGTGGACTTCGCGCTGATCGCGTACGACGAGTGGGTCGTTGCTCCGCCGGGCTACGAAGCGTATCAATGCGCCGGTAAGTGTTTCTATCCGTTCGGGGACCACCTGAACCCTACGAAGCATGCGATCGTGCAGGCCCTGGTACACGGAGCTCTCCAAGCTGCCGAAGGTGCTAACAAGCCTGTCGGCAGGGCCTGCTGCGTGCCCACCAGACTGGCACCCACCAGTCTCCTTTACCTAGATGCTAGTGGAACGTTGACTTATCAGTACGGGTACGAGGACATGGTTGTCGCCGAGTGCGGTTGCCGGTAA